The following are encoded together in the Chlorocebus sabaeus isolate Y175 chromosome 20, mChlSab1.0.hap1, whole genome shotgun sequence genome:
- the TMEM222 gene encoding transmembrane protein 222 isoform X2 has protein sequence MAEAEGGSPLLLPPPPPPPPRMAEVEAPTAAETDMKQYHGSGGVAMDVERSRFPYCVVWTPIPVLTWFFPIIGHMGICTSTGVIRDFAGPYFVSEDNMAFGKPAKYWKLDPAQVYASGPNAWDTAVHDASEEYKHRMHNLCCDNCHSHVALALNLMRYNNSTNWNMVTLCFFCLLYGKYVSVGAFVKTWLPFILLLGIILTVSLVFNLR, from the exons ATGGCGGAAGCGGAAGGGGGTTCTCCGCTCTTgttgccgccgccgccgccacccccGCCCAGGATGGCGGAAGTGGAGGCGCCGACGGCGGCCGAGACGGACATGAAGCAATATCACGGCTCCGGCGGCGTCGCCATGGACGTGGAACGGAGCCGCTTCCCCTACTGCGTGGTGTGGACGCCCATCCCGGTGCTCAC GTGGTTTTTCCCCATCATTGGCCACATGGGCATCTGCACATCCACAGGAGTCATTCGGGACTTCGCAGGCCCCTACTTTGTCTCG GAGGACAATATGGCCTTTGGAAAGCCTGCCAA GTACTGGAAGTTGGACCCTGCTCAGGTCTATGCTAGCGGGCCCAACGCGTGGGACACGGCTGTGCATGATGCCTCTGAGGAGTACAAGCACCGCATG CACAATCTCTGCTGTGACAACTGCCACTCACACGTGGCATTGGCCCTGAATCTGATGCGCTACAACAACAGCACCAACTGGAATATGGTGACGCTCTGCTTCTTCTGCCTGCTCTATGGGAAGTACGTCAG TGTTGGGGCCTTCGTAAAGACCTGGCTGCCATTCATCCTTCTCCTGGGCATCATCCTCACTGTCAGCTTGGTCTTTAACCTCCGGTGA
- the TMEM222 gene encoding transmembrane protein 222 isoform X1 — protein sequence MAEAEGGSPLLLPPPPPPPPRMAEVEAPTAAETDMKQYHGSGGVAMDVERSRFPYCVVWTPIPVLTWFFPIIGHMGICTSTGVIRDFAGPYFVSEDNMAFGKPAKYWKLDPAQVYASGPNAWDTAVHDASEEYKHRMVGGPGRHQHSPGWDQGGDSLAARPDQPFRCLQHNLCCDNCHSHVALALNLMRYNNSTNWNMVTLCFFCLLYGKYVSVGAFVKTWLPFILLLGIILTVSLVFNLR from the exons ATGGCGGAAGCGGAAGGGGGTTCTCCGCTCTTgttgccgccgccgccgccacccccGCCCAGGATGGCGGAAGTGGAGGCGCCGACGGCGGCCGAGACGGACATGAAGCAATATCACGGCTCCGGCGGCGTCGCCATGGACGTGGAACGGAGCCGCTTCCCCTACTGCGTGGTGTGGACGCCCATCCCGGTGCTCAC GTGGTTTTTCCCCATCATTGGCCACATGGGCATCTGCACATCCACAGGAGTCATTCGGGACTTCGCAGGCCCCTACTTTGTCTCG GAGGACAATATGGCCTTTGGAAAGCCTGCCAA GTACTGGAAGTTGGACCCTGCTCAGGTCTATGCTAGCGGGCCCAACGCGTGGGACACGGCTGTGCATGATGCCTCTGAGGAGTACAAGCACCGCATGGTAGGTGGGCCAGGGCGGCACCAGCACTCCCCAGGCTGGGACCAGGGGGGAGACTCCCTTGCAGCCCGTCCTGACCAGCCCTTCCGGTGCCTCCAGCACAATCTCTGCTGTGACAACTGCCACTCACACGTGGCATTGGCCCTGAATCTGATGCGCTACAACAACAGCACCAACTGGAATATGGTGACGCTCTGCTTCTTCTGCCTGCTCTATGGGAAGTACGTCAG TGTTGGGGCCTTCGTAAAGACCTGGCTGCCATTCATCCTTCTCCTGGGCATCATCCTCACTGTCAGCTTGGTCTTTAACCTCCGGTGA